In one window of Bacillus marinisedimentorum DNA:
- a CDS encoding NAD-dependent epimerase/dehydratase family protein, producing MKTALVFGGTRFFGVDLVNSLLEKGIMVTIATRQQSSDPFGDTVERLKLDRFDEDSVRQAVEGKQWDAAFDQICYSSEDAKITVDALEGKVKRYIFTSTLSVYDEGEDLSEEQFDPYTYKLKMVNRQDVSYKEGKRQAEAYFYQKASFPVTAVRIPIVMGEEDYTGRLLHYIHQVKEGKPIYLPNPNAEMVFIHQQEAGDFLAWIADTDFTGPINASATGKISLKALIELIGEEVGKEIHVTTDDEHESPYGIKNSWFLSNEKAANLGYSFTKLEDWLPKLVSELS from the coding sequence ATGAAAACAGCATTAGTCTTTGGCGGCACACGTTTTTTTGGAGTCGATCTCGTCAATTCTTTGTTAGAAAAAGGGATAATGGTTACGATTGCGACTAGACAACAGTCTTCAGATCCTTTTGGTGATACAGTCGAACGATTAAAACTGGACCGCTTTGATGAAGATTCTGTTAGACAGGCAGTTGAAGGCAAACAATGGGATGCCGCTTTTGACCAAATCTGTTATTCCTCTGAAGATGCAAAGATTACCGTTGATGCTTTAGAAGGAAAAGTGAAGCGGTACATTTTCACCTCGACTCTATCAGTCTACGATGAAGGAGAAGATCTGTCTGAAGAACAGTTTGATCCTTATACATACAAATTGAAAATGGTGAACCGGCAAGATGTTTCCTATAAAGAGGGCAAAAGGCAAGCGGAAGCATACTTCTATCAGAAAGCATCATTCCCGGTAACCGCTGTCCGGATCCCAATTGTGATGGGAGAAGAGGACTATACGGGCCGCTTACTGCATTATATTCATCAGGTTAAAGAAGGAAAACCTATCTATTTACCTAATCCAAACGCTGAAATGGTATTTATCCATCAACAGGAAGCAGGTGACTTTCTTGCCTGGATAGCTGATACAGACTTCACTGGCCCAATCAATGCGAGTGCAACGGGGAAAATTTCCTTAAAAGCCTTGATCGAGTTGATTGGTGAGGAAGTTGGAAAAGAGATTCACGTTACAACTGATGATGAACACGAGTCTCCTTATGGCATCAAAAACTCCTGGTTTTTATCTAATGAAAAGGCTGCAAATCTTGGCTATTCCTTTACCAAATTAGAGGATTGGTTACCGAAATTAGTTTCAGAGCTATCTTAA